From one Pirellulales bacterium genomic stretch:
- a CDS encoding prephenate dehydrogenase/arogenate dehydrogenase family protein: MPRWNTVAIVGVGLIGGSIGLALRSRGLAGRVIGVGRSDASLGRALETGAVSETTLELAAAVEKADLVVFATPVDRIVSAIQEAQRHFSSRALVTDAGSTKAAMVRELENSIRPHIRFVGGHPLAGGEKAGVAFASADLFEGRVAIVTPIEQTPPKVVRDAREFWSSLGARVVTMSPEEHDEAVAAISHLPHLVASAVARSTPQDRLDLAAGGWRDTTRIAAGDAELWQQILLANRRNVLKSLARFEKTIARFKAALKNDKPAALKRLLAEAKRIRDAVGS; this comes from the coding sequence ATGCCGCGTTGGAATACGGTTGCAATTGTCGGCGTGGGGCTGATCGGAGGCTCGATCGGTCTGGCATTGCGCTCCCGTGGATTGGCGGGCCGGGTGATCGGCGTCGGACGAAGCGACGCGTCGCTTGGCAGAGCGCTCGAAACCGGCGCGGTCAGCGAAACCACGCTCGAGCTCGCCGCGGCCGTCGAAAAGGCGGATTTGGTGGTCTTCGCCACGCCCGTCGACCGGATTGTTTCGGCAATTCAAGAAGCACAGCGACATTTTTCTTCGCGAGCACTCGTGACCGATGCCGGCAGCACGAAAGCGGCAATGGTTCGCGAGCTGGAAAACTCGATTCGGCCGCACATCCGGTTTGTCGGTGGCCATCCCTTGGCGGGCGGAGAGAAGGCGGGCGTGGCGTTTGCGTCGGCGGACTTGTTCGAAGGCCGCGTGGCGATTGTCACGCCGATCGAGCAAACGCCGCCAAAAGTCGTGCGGGATGCGCGTGAATTTTGGTCCTCGCTGGGCGCTCGCGTGGTCACGATGAGCCCCGAGGAACACGACGAAGCCGTGGCGGCGATCAGCCATTTGCCACACCTTGTGGCATCGGCAGTCGCCCGGAGCACGCCGCAAGATCGCCTCGATTTGGCGGCCGGCGGTTGGCGCGATACCACGCGGATTGCCGCGGGCGACGCCGAGCTATGGCAACAGATTCTGTTGGCGAATCGGCGGAACGTCTTGAAGTCGCTCGCCCGGTTTGAGAAAACGATAGCAAGATTCAAGGCGGCATTGAAAAACGACAAGCCCGCCGCTCTGAAGCGGCTATTAGCGGAGGCCAAGCGCATTCGTGATGCTGTGGGAAGTTGA
- a CDS encoding formylglycine-generating enzyme family protein: protein MLAVSAVLLACGATPRTAQAEDAAEPGIAKEPPKEGRFIKIDRGYMVPYNATIPGTTVQFEMVPIAAGTFTMGSPPTEKGRKPDEGPQFKVQVDAFWMGKYPVTWAEYKEFMKLADMFNTFGAAKPPLRQLTKDNQADAVTAPSNLYDPTFTFKQGAKPRQPAVTMSQYAAKQYTKWLSRISGQFYRLPSEAEWEYACRAGTTTAYYFGDDPKDLGKYAWYFKNSHDTAHEVGQKPPNPWGLYDMCGNVSQWTLDAPLADGYKKFAGKSVSWKEAIVWPTKLFPRVLRGGNWDSDAVDCRSAARRFSADDDWRETDPNSPKSPWWFTEPEALSVGFRVIRPLAPAPPAERAKYWNADVDSIVDDTKDRLDQGRGAIGPVDPKLPADYKSLDQHRH, encoded by the coding sequence TTGCTCGCAGTTTCCGCGGTTTTGCTTGCCTGCGGCGCCACCCCGCGCACGGCGCAAGCGGAAGACGCGGCCGAACCGGGGATCGCCAAAGAGCCGCCAAAGGAAGGGCGCTTCATCAAGATCGATCGCGGCTACATGGTTCCCTACAACGCGACGATACCGGGCACAACGGTGCAATTCGAGATGGTGCCGATCGCGGCTGGCACGTTCACGATGGGGAGCCCGCCGACCGAGAAAGGCCGAAAGCCGGACGAAGGGCCGCAATTCAAAGTGCAGGTCGATGCGTTTTGGATGGGGAAATATCCGGTCACGTGGGCCGAGTACAAGGAGTTCATGAAGCTGGCCGATATGTTCAATACCTTCGGCGCCGCGAAGCCGCCGTTGCGACAGTTGACCAAAGACAATCAGGCCGACGCCGTAACCGCCCCCTCGAATCTGTACGACCCCACATTTACCTTCAAGCAGGGGGCCAAGCCGCGGCAGCCGGCCGTCACGATGTCGCAATATGCCGCCAAGCAATACACCAAATGGTTGAGCCGGATCAGCGGCCAGTTCTATCGGCTTCCGAGCGAGGCCGAATGGGAATATGCCTGCCGGGCCGGCACCACGACGGCCTACTACTTTGGCGACGATCCGAAGGATCTCGGCAAATACGCCTGGTATTTCAAGAATTCGCACGATACGGCCCACGAGGTCGGCCAAAAACCGCCGAATCCGTGGGGACTCTACGACATGTGCGGCAACGTGAGTCAATGGACATTGGACGCGCCGCTGGCCGACGGTTACAAAAAATTCGCCGGCAAAAGTGTCTCGTGGAAAGAGGCGATCGTTTGGCCGACGAAATTGTTTCCACGCGTTTTGCGGGGCGGTAATTGGGACTCCGATGCGGTCGATTGCCGCTCCGCCGCGCGCCGCTTTTCGGCCGACGACGACTGGCGTGAAACCGACCCGAACAGCCCGAAAAGCCCGTGGTGGTTTACCGAGCCCGAGGCATTGTCGGTGGGCTTTCGCGTGATTCGGCCGCTCGCCCCCGCCCCTCCAGCAGAGCGGGCAAAGTATTGGAACGCCGACGTCGATTCGATCGTCGACGATACGAAAGACCGTCTCGATCAAGGCCGCGGCGCGATCGGCCCCGTCGATCCGAAGCTCCCCGCCGACTACAAGAGCCTCGATCAACACCGGCACTAA
- a CDS encoding PH domain-containing protein, producing MKQAIAGVAPPELGEVTVMTVWPSVACSGPGRFLGRLMAISAGFWIFTVGRFMTLLAMPVGPLLYFSIRLPFNVQRYRLTNRRVGIMAGINPQFTRFVDLDRFDKIEIAVLPGQEWYNAGDLVFRRGDVETFRLAGVSRPEAFRQTCLKARMSYVGVRKALAMQTA from the coding sequence ATGAAACAAGCGATTGCCGGCGTCGCGCCGCCCGAATTGGGCGAAGTGACCGTCATGACGGTCTGGCCATCGGTGGCGTGCAGCGGCCCAGGCCGATTTCTCGGCCGGCTCATGGCGATCTCCGCCGGATTTTGGATCTTCACGGTCGGCCGCTTCATGACACTTTTGGCGATGCCGGTCGGGCCGCTGCTGTATTTCTCGATTCGCTTGCCGTTCAATGTGCAGCGCTATCGGCTGACGAATCGCCGGGTCGGCATCATGGCGGGTATCAATCCGCAATTCACGCGGTTCGTGGATCTCGATCGGTTCGACAAGATCGAGATCGCCGTGTTGCCCGGACAAGAATGGTATAACGCCGGCGATCTGGTGTTTCGCCGAGGCGACGTCGAAACCTTTCGCCTCGCGGGCGTGTCGCGGCCGGAGGCATTTCGGCAAACGTGCCTGAAAGCGCGAATGTCGTACGTCGGCGTGCGGAAGGCGCTGGCGATGCAGACGGCATAA
- a CDS encoding sulfatase, with the protein MLENAKAARPIRARCGVSGSLFAVALLALVVSPPGLKTADGAADNAAESGSKSAPGAASRAAPGALPASAPARPNILFCFADDWGRYASIYAELDKQPSINQVLKTPVIDSVAREGMIFKNAFVTAPSCTPCRSSLLSGQYFFRTGRGAILQGAVWDSTIPSYPLLLREAGYHIGKSYKVWSPGAPADAPYGGQLYAYEKAGSDFCRFSERATAMVRRGMTFDAAKQQILAQVRANFDAFLADRKPGQPFCYWFGPTLTHRPYQKGSGKALWGIDPDSVRGKLPKFLPDVPEVEADFTDYMGEIQAWDAGVGVLLKRLKETGELDHTLVIISGDHGMPGVPGGKCNLYDFGLGVALIARGPGIQAGRVVDDFVNLVDLAPTFLEVGGVKRPDVMTGHSFLNVLHAERSGQIDPGRTWVVTGRERHVAAAREGNLPYPQRALRTKDFLYIRNFAPDRWPMGSPKFTNTSDMPSIDALERDTMVAFADMDASPTKAWLVHRFGEEDWEWHYNYAFGKRPAEELYDLRSDPEQMLNRADDPAYAEQKHKLAAQLMKVLTDAKDPRVLGDGKTFDRPPFAGPPSRPRQQRPPAKIQKDPGK; encoded by the coding sequence ATGCTTGAAAATGCGAAAGCCGCTCGGCCGATTCGAGCCCGTTGCGGCGTGAGCGGTTCGCTCTTCGCGGTGGCGCTGCTTGCGCTCGTCGTTTCGCCGCCCGGTTTGAAAACTGCCGACGGCGCGGCGGACAACGCGGCGGAAAGTGGCTCCAAATCCGCGCCCGGCGCGGCGAGTCGGGCGGCGCCCGGCGCGCTGCCGGCAAGCGCCCCGGCGAGGCCCAATATCCTGTTCTGTTTCGCCGACGATTGGGGCCGCTATGCAAGCATTTATGCGGAATTGGATAAGCAGCCCTCGATCAACCAGGTGCTCAAGACGCCGGTGATCGACAGCGTGGCCCGCGAGGGAATGATCTTCAAAAACGCGTTCGTCACCGCCCCGAGTTGCACGCCCTGCCGCAGTTCGCTGCTCTCTGGGCAATATTTCTTTCGCACCGGCCGCGGGGCGATTCTGCAGGGGGCGGTGTGGGATTCGACGATCCCCAGTTATCCGCTTTTGCTCCGCGAGGCAGGCTACCATATCGGCAAGAGCTATAAGGTGTGGAGTCCCGGCGCCCCGGCCGACGCGCCCTACGGCGGCCAACTCTATGCCTATGAAAAGGCGGGCAGCGATTTCTGCCGCTTCTCCGAACGCGCCACCGCGATGGTCCGTCGTGGAATGACGTTCGACGCGGCCAAGCAACAAATCCTGGCCCAAGTGCGCGCCAATTTCGACGCCTTCCTCGCCGATCGCAAGCCCGGTCAGCCGTTCTGCTATTGGTTCGGCCCGACGCTCACGCACCGCCCGTATCAAAAAGGCTCGGGCAAGGCCCTTTGGGGAATCGACCCCGATTCCGTCCGCGGCAAGCTGCCCAAGTTTCTCCCCGACGTGCCGGAAGTCGAGGCTGATTTCACCGACTACATGGGCGAAATCCAGGCTTGGGACGCCGGCGTCGGCGTGTTGCTCAAGCGGCTCAAGGAAACCGGCGAGCTCGATCATACGCTGGTGATCATCAGCGGCGACCACGGCATGCCCGGCGTGCCAGGCGGCAAATGCAATCTCTACGATTTCGGCCTCGGCGTTGCGCTCATTGCCCGCGGCCCGGGCATCCAAGCCGGCCGCGTGGTCGACGACTTCGTGAATCTGGTCGATCTCGCGCCGACGTTTCTCGAAGTCGGCGGAGTGAAACGCCCTGACGTGATGACCGGCCACAGTTTTCTGAACGTGCTGCACGCCGAGCGGTCGGGGCAGATCGATCCGGGCCGCACGTGGGTCGTCACCGGCCGCGAACGGCACGTGGCCGCGGCGCGGGAAGGGAATTTGCCCTATCCGCAGCGGGCCTTGCGAACGAAGGATTTCCTTTATATCCGCAACTTCGCCCCCGATCGCTGGCCGATGGGCAGCCCGAAATTCACGAACACGTCCGACATGCCGTCGATCGACGCTTTGGAGCGCGACACGATGGTGGCCTTCGCCGACATGGATGCCAGCCCGACGAAAGCATGGCTGGTGCATCGATTCGGCGAAGAGGATTGGGAGTGGCACTACAATTACGCCTTCGGCAAACGGCCGGCCGAGGAGCTGTACGACTTGCGATCGGACCCGGAGCAAATGCTCAACCGCGCCGACGACCCGGCGTATGCGGAGCAGAAGCATAAATTGGCTGCGCAGCTCATGAAGGTGCTAACCGACGCGAAGGACCCGCGCGTGCTAGGCGACGGCAAAACGTTCGACCGCCCCCCCTTCGCCGGCCCCCCGTCCCGCCCCCGCCAACAGCGGCCGCCCGCGAAGATTCAAAAGGATCCGGGCAAGTAA